The DNA segment CCCCCGCAGGTGACCGGCTGGTCGCCGAGGTCCAGAACGTCCTGTGGTCCCTGCCGCGGGCCGGCGGCGACGCGGTGGCGCTGACCCCGCCCGATCTGGAGCCCACCCGTCCGGTCCACTCCCCCGACGGCCGCCTGATCGCGGTCTGCGCCTACCGGGGCGGCGCCTTCCATCTGTGGACGCTCGCCGCCGACGGCTCGGGCCTGCGGCAGCTGACCGACGGCCCGTGGGACGACCGGGGTCCCGCCTGGTCGCCCGACGGCACCCGGATCGCCTTCGCCTCGGAGCGGGGCGGGGACGCGGTGGCCGGCGGCCCGTACCGCATCTGGGTGCTGGAGGTGGCGACGCGGCGGCTGACCCGGGTGACCGGGCTGCCCGGCCAGGACGGCCCCCACCAGGACGCCGCCTGGGAGGACTTCGACCCCTGCTGGTCGCCGGACGGCTCGCGGATCGTGTTCGTACGGGGGCAGGCGGCGGGCGCGAAGCCGGTGTCCCGCACCGTCGCCTCCGTGCCGGCCGACGGGCGGGGCGCGGTGCGCACCGAGCACACCGAGCCGGCCGCCGCGCAGGTGATGGTGCCGGCGCTGTCCCCCGCGGGACGGCTGGCCTATCTGCGGACCACGGACTTTCCGGGGCCGACCTGCGCGCTGGTGGTGGACGGCGAGCCGGTCGCGGTCGACGGCGATGTGGAGCCGGTGCCGCCGCGCTGGGTCTCGCGCGACGAGCTGCTGCTGACGGTCGGCGGGCAGTTCCGGATCGTCCGGCCCGACGCCCCGCAACACGCCGAGACCGTTCCGTTCACCGCGCGGCTGCCGCTGGACCGCCCCCGCTACCGCGTCAAGGACTACGGCTTCGAGCGGACGGCGGCCGGTCCGGTGCGCGGGGTGCATCTGCCCGCGCTGTCGCCCGACGGCCGCACGGTCGTCTTCGCCGCCCTCAACTCCCTGTGGATCGCGCCCACTTCTGGTGGCGGCGCCGCGCGCAGGATCGTCCGGGCCGACGCCACCCGCTACGTCCTGGCGCCGAGCTGGTCGCGCGACGGGCGGGCGCTGCTCTACGCCGACGACCGCGACGGACTGTTCGCGGTGCGCCGCCGCGACCTCGCCTCCGGCGCCGAGACCGTGCTGGCCACCGGCGGCCGGGTGCAGCCCGCGCTGTCGCCGGACGGCGGACGGCTGGCCGCGCTGGACATGGCGGGGAACCTCGTCGTACGGACGCTGTCCGACGGCACGGAGAAGGTGCTGGCCGCGCCGATGGGCGCCGGCGGGCTGCCCGGCCGCCCCAGCTGGTCACCGGACGGGCGCCGCCTCGCGTACTGCGACCGCACCCGCCTCAACCGCCGCTTCCGCGAGGGCTACAACGTCATCAGGATCGTGGACACCGAGACCGGCGAGGACCGGCTGCACCCGGTCGCCGAGCATGTCTCGATCGCCGACCGCTACGACTCCGGGCCGGTGTGGTCGCCCGACGGGCACTGGCTCGCCGTGATCGTCGAGTCGGCGCTGTGGGTGCTGCCGGTGCGGCCCGACGGCACGCCGGACGGGGCGCCGCGGCAGCTGACGCAGGAGTGCGCCGACCATCCGTCGTGGTCCGGCGACTCCGGCACGCTCCTGTACCTCTCGGCCGGGAAGCTGCGGCTGACCGGGGTGTCCGGGGGCGCGGCGCGGACCGTCCCGGTGTCCCTGGAGCACCGGCCCGCGCGCGCCCGGGACACCGTGGTCCACGCGGGCCGGTTCTGGGACGGCACCGGCGACGAGGTCCGGGAGGACGTCGACGTGGTGGTGCGGGACGGGCGGATCACCGCGGTGGAGGCGCACCGCCCGGCCCGGTCCGGCGCGGCACGGCGGGTGGACGCCTCCGGGCGGACCGTGCTGCCCGGACTCTGGGACGCCCACACGCACCCCTGGCAGACGACCTACGGCGGGCGGCAGACGGCGCTGCAGCTCGCCTACGGCATCACCACCGCGGTCTCCTGCGGGGGCTTCTCCTACGAACAGGCCCGTATCCGGGAGGCCGTGGCGGCCGGGGTGCTCGCCGGGCCGCGCCTGCTGACCTGCGGGGAGCTGCTGGACGGCGCCCGGGTCGCGTACAGCATGGGGCGGGCGCACCGCACCCGGGCGGGGCTGCGCCGCTCGCTGGCCCGCGGTGCGGCCCTGGAGTGGGACTTCGTCAAGACGTATGTACGGGCGCCGGGCTGGGTGATGGCGGAGGCCGCGCGCTTCGCCCACGAGCGGCTCGGGGTCCGGGCCGGGAGCCATCTCCTCTCCCCGGGCGTCCAGCTGGGCCAGGACCTGACGACGCATCTGCAGGCCACCCAGCGGCTGGAGTTCGGTCATGCCGTCAGCGGATCCGGGCACGCCTACCAGGACGTCGAGGAGATCTACACCGGCGCCGGCTTCCACCTCCTCGCCACGCCGTTCTCGGCGGCCGCGCTGCTCGGCGCCGATCCCGCGCTCGCCGACGACCCGCGGGTGACCCGGCTGATGCCGCCCTGGGACACCGCGGTCGTACGGGAGAACGCCGGGCATCGCCCCACCGCGGCGCAGCTGGCCGACATCGACACCGAGGTCGGGTTCTACCGGCGGGTGCTGGACGGCGGCGGGCTGGTCGCGCTGGGCACGGACCAGCCACTGGTGCCCGTGGGGCTGGGCCTGCACCTGTGCCTGCGGGCGCTGCACCGCGGCGGTCTCAGCGTGAGCCGGACGCTGCGCACCGCGACCGTGCTGCCCGCCCGGGTGTTCGGCGCGCAGCGGGACCTGGGGACGCTGGAGGTCGGCAAGCTCGGCGACATGACCGTGGTGGACGGCGATCCGTTCGAGGACTTCGACGCGCTGGTGCGGACCTCCGCGGTGCTGCGCGGCGGTCGCGTCTTCGAGCAGCGGGAGCTGACCGGTTCCTTCCCGGCGCCCGCCGCCCGCGCGCTGCGGGCGGCCGGCACCGACTGGCTGCAGGTGGGCCGTCAGCAGCGCCACGAGTCCTGCTGCGACGTCTCGCGCTGACGCCCCGCGCCCCCGTCCGGCGGGGGTGGGAGGCGTGGGGTGGCGCGGTTCCCGGGCCCCTCCCGGGCCTCCTCGGCCACACCGCACACATCCTCGAACAGGGGGTGGTGCGCCTCCGCCGCGCGCCTCAACTCACCACTTAAATGCGCCCAGTTGATGTTTTATGCGCCCCGCAGTAGGTATGCCAACGGGTATTGCACGGGGTAAGCGAAAGATCACTTTCCGGAACGTTCGCTGCGACGGCACCGCCGGTGCCGTCCGAGGCGTGATGCGACCAGCACGGGGGAGATCGCGAAGGAGGGGCTCGTCTTGCACCGCTACTTCACGGATCAGCGGCATGAGGCACTCCGGCACCAGGTGCGGGAGTTCGCCGAGAGGGAGGTCCGCCCCCGGGTGGCGGACATGGAGGCGAACCGTTCCGTGTGCCACGACCTCTCGCGCCTGATCGCGCGGCAGGGCTGGATAGGCGCGACCGTGCACCGCGCCTACGGCGGAATGGGCGCGGGCCATGTCGCCAAGACGCTGATCATCGAAGAGCTCTCCCGGGTGAGCGCGGCGATGGGCGCCATGGTGCAGGCGTCGCAGCTGGGCGTGGCGAAGATCGTCCACTTCGGCAGCGAGGAGCAGAAGAAGACCTGGCTGCCGGCGATAGCCGCCGGGGAATGCCTGCCGACCATCGCGGTCACCGAGCCGCAGTCCGGCGGCCATGTGCTGGGCATGACGTCCACCGCGGTCCGCGACGGCGACGACTACGTCCTCAACGGCCGCAAGATCTACGTCGGCAACAGCCACGTCGGCGATCTGCACGGCGTCGTCGTCCGCACCGGTGAGGGGTCCAGGGGCCTGTCGGCGTTCCTCGTCGAGTCCGACCGGCCCGGCTTCCGGGTCGGGCCGCAGAAGCCCGCGATGGGGCTGCACGGCTTCAGCTTCGGCGAGCTGTTCTTCGACGACTGCCGCGTCCCCGCGGCGAACCTGCTGGGCCGCGAGGGCGACGGGCTGTCGGTCGCCTACTCCTCCAGCGTGCTGTACGGCCGGCCGAACCTCACCGCCGTGTCGCTGGGCATCCACCAGGCGGTGCTGGACGAGACCACGGACTTCTGCGCCGAGCGGCAGCGCTACGGCAAGCCGCTGGCGGACCTCGGCACCATCAAGCTCAAGCTCGGCCGGATCCAGTCGCGGCTGCTGCTGGCCCGGCTGTCGGCGTACCACGCGGTGCACCTGCTGGACCAGGGGCTGCCGTGCGACGCGGAGCTGATGAACGCCAAGCTGGTCAACGTGGAATCGGCGCTGGAGTCGGCGCGTGACGCGATGGACATCCACGCCGCGTGCGGGCTGTTCACCGACCGGCCGGTGGAGCGCTTCCTGCGCGACGCCCACCACATCTTCGCCCCGGCCGGCACCTCCGACATCCAGCTGCTGCGGCTGGGCGAGCTGGCCCTGGGGCGGGCGCGGGGCGAGTGGTCCAGCCGCCTGGCGGACCTGCTGCGGCGGGAGCCCTCGGAGTGGCCGGACGAGGACGACGCCTCCCTCGGCGCCCCGGCCCCCGCCGTACGCGGCGAGGACACCACGGCCACGGTCCCCGGCCAGCGCACCGGGTCGGTGTCCCTGCGCACCTGACGCGGCCGGCCGCCCGGCCCGGAGCCCGCGGCCACCGGCAGTACGCCGATGCCGCGGCCCCGGGCCGGGCGGGGCAGTGCGAAGCCGCCTCAGGCGTCGCTCTGCTGCTTCTCCATCCGGTGGATCTGGTCGACGAGTTCGGCGGCCATCGCCTTGATGGTCTCCAGCCCCTCGCGGCCCCAGGGGCGGGGTTCGAGGTCCACGACACAGACGGTGCCCAGCGCCGTGCCCGTACGGTCGATCAGCGGCGCCCCGAGGTAGGAGCGGATGCCGATCTCGTCCACGACGGGGTTGCCGGCGAACCGCGGATAGTCGCAGACGTCCTCCAGCACCAGCGCCTTGCGGCGGACGATGACATGCGGGCAGTAGCCGTGGTCGCGGTCCATCACCCGGCCCGGCTGGGCGCTGGCGGGCGCCGGCCCCAGCTCGACGGCCTGGTCCTGGGCGGGCGTGTAGAGACCGGCGAAGTACTGCCGCCGCTCGTCGATGAAGTTCACCATCGAGTAGGGCGCCCGGGTGGTCCGGGCGAGCTTGCGGGCGAACTCGTCGAAGGCGGGCAGCGGCGATTCGCCGATCCCCAGGGCACGCAGCCGGGCGACCCGCGCCGGGGCCTCGTCGTCCTGCGGGGTGAGCAGCAGATGGCGCGTCGGGTCGTAGGAGACGTACGGGACGCGGGAGGCGGGGTGGTTCATGGCAGCTCCGGGGTCGCGGCGAGGGCGGGGGTGAGCAGGTGCTGGACGAGCGAGACCAGGACATGGGTGGCCGAGCCGCACTGGCGGGCGTCGCAGAGCACGACGGGGATGTCCGGGGAGATGTCCATCGCGGAGCGGACCTCGTCCGGGTCGTAGCGGTAGGAGCCCTCGAACTCGTTGACGGCGACGATGAACTGGATGCCCCGCCGCTCGAAGAAGTCGACGGCGGCGAAGCACTGGTCCAGGCGGCGGGTGTCGGCGAGGATGACCGCGCCGAGCGCCCCGTTGGACAGTTCGTCCCACATGAACCAGAAGCGCTGCTGTCCCGGTGTCCCGAAGAGGTACAGGACGTGCGCCGGGCCGAGCGTGATCCGCCCGAAGTCCATGGCGACGGTGGTGGTGTCCTTGTTCTCGACACCCGCCAGGTCGTCGGTGCCCACGCTGATCTGGGTGAGCAGTTCCTCCGTGCTCAGCGGCTCGATCTCGCTCACCGCGCCGACGAAGGTCGTCTTGCCGACCCCGAAGCCCCCCGCGACCAGGATCTTCAGCGCGGTGGGGAAGAGGTCGGTCGAGGGGTCCCCCGGGGGCGGGGGGTCACAGTCGTTGACGAAGTCCATTCAGCACCGCCTCCAGCAGGGCTCGGTCGGTACGGGACGCGGGCCCTGCCGAAACGGCCGCGGGGGCCCGCGCGGTGAGCGCCCCGCAGTCGACGAGGTCGGCGAGGAGCACTTTGGTGACCACGGCGGGCAGCCGTATGTGGGCGGCGATCTCGGCCACGGAGACCGGCCCGCAGCACAGCCCCAGCACCTTGGCGTAGTCGGGGCCCTGGCAGGAGACGGGCCGCCGGCCGGTGGCCATCACCATCGTCAGCAGGTCGAAGTGCGCCGTCGGACGGGTCCGGCCGTTGCTGACGGTGTACGGGCGGACCAGCCGGCCCGCCGCGTCGTCGTACCACGGTTCCCCGCCCTGCCGCCGTCGGCGACGCACGGTCATGGTCAACGACCGCCCGCGGGCGTCTGGTGGCGCGCGGGGGTGGAGAGGTACGGCCGGACGCTCTTGACCAGCATCGACATCTCGTAGCCCAGCACCGCCACATCGGCCTCGCGGCCGGCGAGCACGGCCAGGCACGCGCCCGATCCGGCCGTGGAGACGAACAGGAAGGTGGACTCCAGCTCGACGACCACCTGGAGCACGTCGTCGCCGTCCCCGAAGCGCACACCGGCGCTGCGGGCGAGGGAGTAGAGGCCGGAGGACAGGGCGGCCATGTGGTCGGCGCTGTCGGGGTCGAAGCCGTGGGCGGCCTTGACCAGGCCGTCCGAGGACAGCAGCAGCGCGCTCCGGGCGTGCGGGACCCGCTGGACGAGTCCGGTCAGCAGCCAGGACAGGTCGGTGTGCTGACTTCCCTGCAGCTGCGAATGCGCCTGCGCACGCACATCACTCACCATGGTTGCGGTCGTCTCCTCGGGGGCGGGCCATCGTGGCGTCGTGGTCACGGTCGTAGAGCAGGTCGTTGCTTGCCGGGCCGCTGGTGCCGCCGCCCTGGGCAGAGGTGGTGCCGTCGCCGCCGGCGATGCCGTCGGCGTAGGTGTCGTCGGCGAGGCTGAAGCCGCGCCGGAAGGCGGCCATCAGGCCGGGGTCGTGCTCGGGCTCCGGGCCCGTACGGGGTGCCGTGGACGGCAGGACGGGGTCGCCGCGCAGCTCGGGGACGAGGTGCGTCTGCTTGCGCCGCCGGGGCAGCCGCGGGCGGGCGCTGTTGTCCACGACCGGCGGCGCGGGCGGGAGCACGACCGGGCCGGGGTCGGCGGGAGCGGCGCCGGAGGTGTGGGCCCCGGGCAACTGCGGTTCGGACATCCGGACTTCGGGGGTGTAGACGCCCGAGGCGCGGACCAGCCGGCGACGCGCGGCGCCCGACGCGGCATCGCTGTCCGCGGGCGCGGGGCGCGGGGCCGGGACCGCGGAGGGCTCCGGGAGCGGCCGGTCGCCGTAGCCGAGCGGTGCCCGGTCGAGCGCGTGATCGGGAGCGGGCGCGGGGGCGGGAATCGCCACCGTCGGGCGGTCGGGCCCCGGACCGGTTTCGTGGTGGTCGTGGCGTTCCGCGCGGTCGTGGTGCCGGTGGTGGTCGGGGTGCCCGTACCGTTCCGCCGGGTCGTCGACGAAGCCGCCGCCGTACGCCCCGTCGTGCTCGCGCGCGGGGTCGGTGTCCGGTGAGGTGGCGGACGGCGTCTCCGTTCCTTCCGCGTCCCCGTCGGCCGGCTCCTCGCCGAGCAGCTCCTGGGGCACGATCAGTACGGCCTGCACGCCGCCGTAGATGTTGCTCTGCAGCCGGACCACGATGCCGTGCCTGCGGGCGAGCGAGGAGACCACGAAGAGCCCGATCCGGCCGTCGCTCAACAGCTCGGCGACATCGACGTGTTCGGGGTCGGCCAGCAGGGCGTTCATCCGGTTCTGCTCGTCCGCCGACATGCCCAGGCCGCGGTCCTCGACCTCGACGGCCAGGCCGGCGGTGACGAGCTGGGCGCGCAGCAGGACGGGGGTCTGCGGGGCGGAGTAGATCGAGGCGTTCTCGACGAGTTCGGCGAGCAGGTGGATGACGTCGGCGACGGCATGCCCGTGCAGGGTGCCCTCGATCGGCGGCACCAGCTTGATCCTCGGGTACTGCTCGACCTCGGCGATCGAGGAGCGCAGCACCTCGGTCATGGACACCGGACGGCTCCACTGGCGGCGGGAGATGGCGCCGCCGAGCACGGCGAGGTTCTCCGCGTGCCGGCGGATCCGGGTGGCCAGGTGATCGACGTGGAACAGGCCCTTGAGCAGGTCCGGGTCCTCGACCTGGTTCTCCAGCTCGTCCAGCAGCTCGATCTCGCGGTGCACCAGGGACTGCAGGCGGCGGGCGAGGTTCACGAAGACCTCGACCTTCTGCTCGCTGCCGCTGGCGTTGCTGCGGGCGATGGCGACCGCGTCGATGACCGCGGACTCGGCGGCCCGGCCCGCGGCGGCCACCTCGTGGGCGAGCAGGTCGAGGGTGTCGCCGACGGGCGCGACGCCCTGTTCGGGCTCGCGGCGCTGGATCCACTCGCCCTGCCGCACCCGGTCCAGCAGGTCGTACAGGTCGGACTGGCTGCGCGCGCAGACCTGACGCAGCCGGGCGTAGCGGGCGACGGCGGCGCGGGCCTCGGCGTTCGCGGCGGCGCTCGCGGTGAGCACGATGACGCAGATCAGGGCGAGGCCGCCGCACAGCACCACCCACTCGCGCCCGGTGATCCGGGCGCCGCCGGCCTGTACGACGAAGGCGGCGACGGCCGTGCAGATGACGGCGACGAGGAGGCAGGGGACGGCGGCGAGCCTGACCAGGCGGGCCCGTATCGCCGAGTCGGCCACCGACTCGGGGAACGAGGCCCGGCCGTGCCGTCCGCCCTCACGCTCCCGCCGCCGGGCGGGAGGGGGGACGGCGGCGGCCCCGGGGGAACCCTGGAGCCCCGGGGATCTCTGAGCCTCCTGGGAGGTCTGGGTCCCCTGGGGGAATGCGGTAGGCATCGGCGCCCTCCGGATCGGCCGTTGGCAGTTCACGGAGCACGCACGCTAGTTGTTGCACAGGTGGTGTTCGGACCCACTTCGGGGTTTCGCTACCCCTCGCCACCTCCCTGGGAGGGCGCCACCCGCACGCCAGTGCGACCCGATCCGAACTCGCGTTCATGGAGAGCGAGTTGGGGGCGCACGGGGGAACTTCCCCCGACCGTCACGGACGGCGCTCGCAGGCACGACGCAGCGCTGGGACCCACCAGTCCGCCCCTGCGCGAGCGCGGCGTGCCCACGGCGCACCACCACGGCCCGCCACCGCCCGGCGCGCGCCCTCAGCGGTCCGCGACGAGGTCCACGTCGGTCGGGGAGACCGCCGGCGGCCAGGCGGGCCAGCCGTGGACGGGCGGCACGGCGATCGCCCGCCACCACGGGTAGACCGCCGGGAGGTCGGCGGGCTCGAACGGTTCGCCGGGCCGCGGGTGGGCACTGGTGACCCCGGCCTTCCGGGCGGCGGTCAGGGTCCACTCGGCGGGCTCCGCCCACGGGTGCGGGGCGAGGTTGAACGTGCCCCAGTGGATCGGCAGCAGCACCCCGCCGCCCTTCGCGCCCTGGAGGTCGCGGTGGGACCGGACCCCCTGCTCGGGGTCCATGTGGATGTCCGGCCAGAAGTCGCTGTACGCGCCGATCTGGATCATCGTCGCGTCGAACGGGCCGTGCGCCGCGCCGATCTCCGCGAAGCCGGAGAAGTAGCCGGTGTCGCCGCTGTGGAAGATCCGGTGCTCGGGTCCGGCGACGACCCAGGAGGCCCACAGGGTGTGCTGCGGGCCGCGCAGGCCGCGGCCGCAGAAGTGCTGTGCGGGGGTGGCGGTGAGCGTCAGGCCGCCGACGCGGGTGGACTCGTGCCAGTCGAGTTCGGTGATCCGCTCCGCGGGCACACCCCAGAACTCCAGATTGGCCCCGACGCCGAGCGGCACCACGAAGGCGGCGCCGGTACCGGTCAGGCTCTGGACCGTCGCCATGTCGAGGTGGTCGTAGTGGTCGTGCGAGATCACCACGGCATCGACCGGCTCCAGCTCGTCCAGCGCGATGGGGACCGGGTGCATCCGCTTGGGCCCGGCCCAGGTGAACGGCGAACAGCGCTCGCCCCAGACCGGGTCGAAGAGCACCCGCTGCCCGTCCATCTCGGCCAGGACGCTCGAATGCCCCATCCAGGTGAGCCGCAGCCCCGAGGCGGGCGGCTCGGCGCCCTCCGCGGCGGTCGGGCGGTACACCGGGATCGGGCCGACCGGTGCACGGCGCAGCCGGCCCTCCCGGCTCAGCTGGGTGCGCATCATCGGCAGCGCGGAGCCGTGGAGCAGCTGCCTGGTCTCCGCCGGATTGCGGAACTGGCCGTCCACGAACTGCGGCGACCTGCGCATCCTGGCCAGCCGCTCCCCAGTGGGCACGGCGCCGAAGGCCGCGGGCCGCAGCGCGGAGAGTCGAGTGCGACGGGGTCTGGAACCGGTCACGGCACCTCCATGGTCGGGGCAGTCGCGAAGTGAACGGACCGCGCGGGCGGCGGGTTCCGGTACGCCGCGCCACACGGTGCCGCCGTACGGTTTCCGCACCACGACACCCGGACACTCCACACCATCACCCGCAGACACAAACGGCGCGACCGGCCGCGGCATTCCGGAGTAAGGGTGTGACCCGCGCCGCCGGCCTGCCGCGGAGTCCGGCAGGCCGGCAACCCGGACGCGTCCATCGGGGCGGCGGCCGGCCACGGGGCGAGCCCTCCTTGCCGGGCTCCGCCGGCCGCCGCCGGGTCCGGGCGGGCTCACCGCCCTTCGACGGCGGGCGGACCGGGCAGGCCGGGGCGGCGGGGCAGGAAGACGGTGCGCAGGACGATCCGCGGGGCGAGGAGGCGGGCGGGCGGCGCGGTGAGGCAGAAGACGTCCCGGAAGGCCGCCCCGACGACGGGGTCGATGGCGGCACGGGCCGCGAGCCGGTCGAGGTACCAGGTGGTCAGCCGCTCCCCCGGGCCCGCCGTGGTGTCGGCGGGGCTCGCGTAGGGGCGGTCCGAGCCGACCGCGGCGAGCCAGGCGGGTTCCACGGAGCGGGCCACCGCACGCTGCGCCGCGGCGGTGGCCCCGGGGCGCAGCCCGCCGTCGGCGAGCGCGGTGCGCAGGGCCAGCGCGCCGAGTGCGGCGACCGACATGCCCTGTCCGTACACGGGGTTGAAGGTGCAGCCGGCGTCCCCCAGGACGAGGAACCCCTCGGGGAGGGCCCCGGGCCGCTCGTAGTGCCGGCGGCGGTTGCAGGTGTCGCGGAAGCCGTGCACCGGCGAGAGCGGTTCGGCGCGGGCCAGCAGTTCGTGGACGTACGGGTCGCCGATGGTGGCGGTGAAGGCGGTGAACTCCGCCGCGTCCGTCGGCGGGTGGTGCCCGCGCACCCCGGACAGCGTCAGCAGCCACTTGCCGTCCTCGACCGGCACATACGCGGCGCCGCGCGGGCACTGTGGCCAGCCGGGCACGTTGACGCCCGCGTCGGGCGCGGTGGCCGGGTCCTTGGGGCGGTACATCCGGGTGGCGTACGCCAGGCCCGCGTCCACGGTCTCCTCCTGCGGCGCGGCCCGGCCGAGTGCGGTGAACCACTGGGGTGTGCGGGAACCCCGGCCCGAGGCGTCCACCACGAGCGCGGCCGGCAGCACCCGTTCGGCCCGTCCGCCCGGCCCGCCGTCCCGTGGCCGAATCCGTACCCCGGTCACCCGGCCGGCGTCCCCGGTCAGCCCGACGGCCTCGGTCGCCTCCAGGACCTCCACCCGGGTGGCCGAACCGGCGGCGGCCCGCAGCGCCTGCTCCCTGACCACCGCGTCCAGCACCGGACGGGTGACGCTCAGCGTGCGGTGCCGGCGTTCGTCGAAGCGGCGCTGCCAGCCGGTGGGGGTGCGGGTGAGCAGATCGCGGGGCAGGTACAGGCTGCGTGCGCCGGCCCCGGTGAGCGCGGCGGCCGTGCCGGGCAGCAGTTCCTCCAGGGCGCGCTCGCCGCCGCTGAGGAGGATGTGCAGGTGGCGGGCCTGCGGGACGCCCTTGCGGAACGCCGGCTCCTGCGGGTAGCGGTCGCGTTCGACGACGGTGATCGTGTCGACCCGGCCGAGCAGGGCGGTGACGGCCAGCATCCCGGCCAGCCCGCCGCCGATGACGATCGCGGTGTGCCCGCCATCGGAGTGCGCTGCCACGTGCCCCTCGCTCCCCGGCGGCCCGCCCGGCCGCCGACGATCGTTCGTCCCTGTTCCCGGACCCGCCCGCCCGCCGTCCCGGGGACCCGTACGCGTGCCCCGGTTCGCGCGCGCCGGGCTCCGGAACCCGATCACTGGCGGCCCTCAGGCTTCAGTGCCGTCACCGCCCCTGTCAACGGCCCTTTCCGCCAACCGGTGCACGGGGGCATCCCGGCAGTCCCAGGGATCGCGGCTCCCCGCCGGCTCCTCACCGGCCACGGATCACCGGCGCGGCTTCTTGCGGTCCCTTTGTTCCCTCGCGTCACCGGAGTCCCTGACATCCCGTGATGAGCCGGGCGTGCGTCTAGACTCCCGGCAGCGGACGCTCGTCGTCCGCAAACGGTTCCACCAGCAGGGGATTCGTCTCACCAGCAAGGGATTCAGGGACGCTTGTGACATTCCAGCAGGTTTCTGAGCCGTATGACGCATACGACGTACTCGTCGTCGGCGGGTCGGGCGTGGACACCATCGTGTCGGTCGGCGCGCTGCCCGTACCGCTCGCCGACTCCTATGCGGTCCCCCCTGTCCGGGAAGGGGCGGGGCACACCGGCACCGGCGTCGCGCTCGGCTGCGCGGCCCTCGGGCTCACCACGGGATTCGTGGACTTCCTCGGCGACGACCATCCGGGCAGCCTGGTCCGTGAGCGGCTGGCCGGCACCGGCGTCGACTTCCGGCCGCTGATCTCACCGCACGGCACCCGGCGGGCCGTCAACCTCGTGGCGGCCGACGGCCGTCGGATGTCGTTCTACGACGGCCGTGACCCGGCCGATCTGCGGATGCCGCCCGAGCACTACCTCCCGCCACTGCGCCGCGCCCGGCACGTCCATCTGTCGATCATGCACTTCGCCCGTTTCCTCTACGACGACATCGAGGCCCTGGGCATCCCCGTCTCGACGGATCTGCACGACTGGGACGGGCTGACCGACCATCACCGGGAGTTCGCGCTCCGCTCGGACCTGGTGTTCCTCAGCACGGCCGGGGCGGGCGAGCGGATCGGCTCCGTCATGCGGGAGATCCTGCACGAGGGACGCGCCCAGGCGGTGATCGCGACGGCCGGGGCGGGCGGCGCCTACCTCCTGACCACCGAGGACCGCACCCCGCGCCTGGT comes from the Streptomyces angustmyceticus genome and includes:
- a CDS encoding sensor histidine kinase; amino-acid sequence: MPTAFPQGTQTSQEAQRSPGLQGSPGAAAVPPPARRREREGGRHGRASFPESVADSAIRARLVRLAAVPCLLVAVICTAVAAFVVQAGGARITGREWVVLCGGLALICVIVLTASAAANAEARAAVARYARLRQVCARSQSDLYDLLDRVRQGEWIQRREPEQGVAPVGDTLDLLAHEVAAAGRAAESAVIDAVAIARSNASGSEQKVEVFVNLARRLQSLVHREIELLDELENQVEDPDLLKGLFHVDHLATRIRRHAENLAVLGGAISRRQWSRPVSMTEVLRSSIAEVEQYPRIKLVPPIEGTLHGHAVADVIHLLAELVENASIYSAPQTPVLLRAQLVTAGLAVEVEDRGLGMSADEQNRMNALLADPEHVDVAELLSDGRIGLFVVSSLARRHGIVVRLQSNIYGGVQAVLIVPQELLGEEPADGDAEGTETPSATSPDTDPAREHDGAYGGGFVDDPAERYGHPDHHRHHDRAERHDHHETGPGPDRPTVAIPAPAPAPDHALDRAPLGYGDRPLPEPSAVPAPRPAPADSDAASGAARRRLVRASGVYTPEVRMSEPQLPGAHTSGAAPADPGPVVLPPAPPVVDNSARPRLPRRRKQTHLVPELRGDPVLPSTAPRTGPEPEHDPGLMAAFRRGFSLADDTYADGIAGGDGTTSAQGGGTSGPASNDLLYDRDHDATMARPRGDDRNHGE
- a CDS encoding MBL fold metallo-hydrolase encodes the protein MTGSRPRRTRLSALRPAAFGAVPTGERLARMRRSPQFVDGQFRNPAETRQLLHGSALPMMRTQLSREGRLRRAPVGPIPVYRPTAAEGAEPPASGLRLTWMGHSSVLAEMDGQRVLFDPVWGERCSPFTWAGPKRMHPVPIALDELEPVDAVVISHDHYDHLDMATVQSLTGTGAAFVVPLGVGANLEFWGVPAERITELDWHESTRVGGLTLTATPAQHFCGRGLRGPQHTLWASWVVAGPEHRIFHSGDTGYFSGFAEIGAAHGPFDATMIQIGAYSDFWPDIHMDPEQGVRSHRDLQGAKGGGVLLPIHWGTFNLAPHPWAEPAEWTLTAARKAGVTSAHPRPGEPFEPADLPAVYPWWRAIAVPPVHGWPAWPPAVSPTDVDLVADR
- a CDS encoding NAD(P)/FAD-dependent oxidoreductase: MAAHSDGGHTAIVIGGGLAGMLAVTALLGRVDTITVVERDRYPQEPAFRKGVPQARHLHILLSGGERALEELLPGTAAALTGAGARSLYLPRDLLTRTPTGWQRRFDERRHRTLSVTRPVLDAVVREQALRAAAGSATRVEVLEATEAVGLTGDAGRVTGVRIRPRDGGPGGRAERVLPAALVVDASGRGSRTPQWFTALGRAAPQEETVDAGLAYATRMYRPKDPATAPDAGVNVPGWPQCPRGAAYVPVEDGKWLLTLSGVRGHHPPTDAAEFTAFTATIGDPYVHELLARAEPLSPVHGFRDTCNRRRHYERPGALPEGFLVLGDAGCTFNPVYGQGMSVAALGALALRTALADGGLRPGATAAAQRAVARSVEPAWLAAVGSDRPYASPADTTAGPGERLTTWYLDRLAARAAIDPVVGAAFRDVFCLTAPPARLLAPRIVLRTVFLPRRPGLPGPPAVEGR
- a CDS encoding carbohydrate kinase family protein; its protein translation is MTFQQVSEPYDAYDVLVVGGSGVDTIVSVGALPVPLADSYAVPPVREGAGHTGTGVALGCAALGLTTGFVDFLGDDHPGSLVRERLAGTGVDFRPLISPHGTRRAVNLVAADGRRMSFYDGRDPADLRMPPEHYLPPLRRARHVHLSIMHFARFLYDDIEALGIPVSTDLHDWDGLTDHHREFALRSDLVFLSTAGAGERIGSVMREILHEGRAQAVIATAGAGGAYLLTTEDRTPRLVPPAVPPGPVVDSNGAGDAFTCGFLYGRLAGRDLDECARLGAVAGAYACTSPGTHTRLAGPEDLRPARTAPSAAGATAPPADGPRPAGPPDARVSPAGA